One window of the Micromonospora citrea genome contains the following:
- a CDS encoding helicase-related protein, translating into MTTPDRSDDQVAAEVAERVDAARDRAAALALRAASLDAQVTPRPPTRSRVTSAEQDRLLAAQDLAARFYRAQLDGPDGAGPRRWLAGQGVPVDGRWMLGYAPGRPTALVNELRRAGFTDTEILASGLASTGRGGHLVDRFQDRVMVGVRDPQTHAVVSFVGYAPPGADPSVPPVLHGPATAIHRPADALVGLAEQPERTGRPVVVATSALEAIARSATAGEDAPVVVAPCGPTLTPGQVAVLTEQTEVAAGVTVAIGASEAGRRAAERAYHLLAPAVQAHPTMPGALRAVGPRPQDGARPLLEAVVTARVEWAARTYQTPAGRAGVARSARSLLRYQVGASGVDVAALEAYIARHLDPEPAHDVQPAAMVDVPAPAPAVLDGAATAHAPPVVDAGEGATADPPADGDQDGPADAEETDEPLRGAGPAALADVPAPAVRDHRGPEQLLLDFGGAGSGADRAADAGAGRSGSAGRGVPRQARPAERGEADGGGGDPPRADPDRPERRAGGERDADRLDDAGGQPDVDAAGGGPERPVVAAGRGGRGRPERRPGDTGPVAGPVDDVGAAGPGDTGPAAAVDQAPVATAVDDTESFRPRGQQDLAPAGEMAKLRANLAALRTLREVQAAGRPATAQEQAVLARWSGWGGVAGVFEARTNHRDYARFAEQRAELRELLSPAEYAAAERTVLNAHYTDVAYVQAIWDAVRELGFDGGAVLEPGCGSGNFIGLAPPQARMVAVELDPVTAGIAAALYPHAEIRTESFADTRAPSGAFDLAVGNVPFARLPLVDRRHNPGRHSLHNHFIIKSLHLTRPGGLVAVLTSRFTMDARHPAARREMAALADLVAAVRLPSGAHRATAGTQAITDLLILRRREPDREPAAMTWEQTRPLDLDTDAEQPEHVNGYFLDRPERVLGEMALGRGMNRDGELIVRASGDPAEDLARVLRDVVDEARREGLTMTPRGDADRPAEPLAVLAPTDRAEGHIEALDDGTFTTVADGQVVPHQVPATQADELRALLGLRDTVTALLSAEAATLDDGDEHGGPAAEGTPAALRAQLNDRYDAYAAVYGPLNRYTRRPTGRTDPETGEPKMARINPPMGKFRQTDPHAATVFALEHFDEATQRATKADIFARRVILPRAPQLGADTPQDALAICVDTHGEVRLPEVARLLGVSEPEARAALGELVYDEPDTGRLVEAPEYLSGNVRVKLRAAQAAAEDDPRFEANVRALHRVVPRDLGPGEIDAAFGAPFLPAAVVEQFLRETLRDPGLRVEHVGGSDWRVRGSRAGVLARSTWGTPGMAAPDLAQRLLTKTPIRVFVEVEEGKRALDVEATAAAQAKAIELEERFGAWVWEDPDRAAEVATTYNEMFNATVPRSYVGVTRSLPGIAVGFVPRPHQVEAVARIVAEPAVGLFHAVGAGKTAVMAISAMEQRRLGLVNKPAIVVPNHMLEQFTREFLQIYPRARLLAAGRDDMSTERRRRFVARAATGDWDAIIMAASFFERLSLSLDEQRAFLDEELAELREKIVRAGEQAIENGESPKRNSTVKRLQNTLARKEERIKEKLSKARDPGVTFEQTGIDFIYRDELHELKNDTINSAIPDAGHEGSDRAVDFRMKLSYLRRKQGLRVVCGATATPIANSVRELYVVTRQLRPDLLAATGTSDFDTWAATFAKVVTAIEVSPTGQGFQMRARLAKYTNVPELSLMMRTYGDVRTPEDLALPTPLLTQRDDGERAPHIVTLDPSPELEEFISSLDERVDDIRNRRVEPEQDNMLKVSGEARAASLDMRLIGGEQNTPGKIDAAADRIAAIWRDTRDTVYLLNPDADTPVPHPTPGALQIVFCDQSTPSPEKWNVYDALADLLVERGMPREKIRYIHEADTDAKKASLFNACRSGDVAVLIGSTAKMGVGTNVQARAVALHHLDCPWRPADVTQREGRILRQGNQNAEVSIYRYVVAGSFDAFSWQTVARKGTFIDQIMRGTSAREIEDVSDETLQAHQIKAIATGNPLLMDREQVAQDLTRLDRADRAHHNTQAALRRQIGDLKAWIAKDTRRVDVLDDAISRRQDTRGDKFTATVAGHRFTKRAEAGRALQHALTAHSQGLASTDQREADGVAELGGFRVDAVLWTGRDGLLVALKFHGIPDSSTTISLTAAIEGDPTGLVRRLENQLTDLDSTRATVQARIAQQQDEIDRAVEQLDQPFPRRAELLDTRRRLRAINAVIDLMAAPPPPPTPSAPPAVPVTVTDWMPADLREGLTPDEQSWLERRVQNVAGDRAVQQAARTTDLPTFAATFDTALSHALADPGNTEMAVAVMLRCDEPDWRHALYSAAGQAVHQVVRAAPPPAPAAPTAPPQRDVEPDQPQPVSPMTPSAIVAATTQADRALLDACTRQAVRVDHVQAAAQAGDEAAFAAAFTTAMTAAIDQLDDPADAQRLSELHGNEAFRGGMAQLVWSKLTPLPRGGQGAVPDSRPADAAAVAATAFPSATTAVPSPASARPAASAAHSTAPTAEAEPAR; encoded by the coding sequence ATGACGACGCCTGACCGCAGCGACGACCAGGTCGCGGCTGAGGTCGCCGAGCGCGTCGACGCGGCCCGCGACCGGGCTGCGGCCTTGGCGCTGCGCGCAGCGTCCCTGGACGCCCAGGTCACACCCCGACCTCCGACGCGGTCCCGGGTCACCTCCGCCGAGCAGGACCGTCTACTGGCCGCGCAGGACCTCGCAGCCCGCTTCTACCGGGCGCAGCTCGACGGGCCGGACGGCGCGGGACCACGCCGATGGCTGGCCGGGCAGGGCGTACCGGTCGACGGACGGTGGATGCTCGGGTACGCGCCGGGCCGCCCGACGGCGCTGGTCAACGAGCTGCGCCGGGCCGGCTTCACCGACACCGAGATCCTCGCCTCCGGGCTGGCCTCGACCGGCCGGGGCGGGCACCTCGTCGACCGCTTCCAGGACCGGGTCATGGTCGGCGTACGCGATCCCCAGACACACGCCGTGGTCAGCTTCGTCGGATACGCGCCGCCGGGAGCCGACCCGTCGGTGCCGCCGGTGCTGCACGGCCCGGCCACCGCAATCCACCGGCCGGCCGATGCGCTGGTCGGGCTCGCCGAGCAGCCGGAGCGGACCGGCCGGCCGGTGGTGGTGGCCACGTCGGCGCTGGAGGCGATCGCACGGTCCGCGACGGCCGGCGAGGACGCCCCGGTGGTGGTCGCACCGTGCGGGCCGACCCTGACGCCTGGACAGGTCGCGGTACTCACCGAGCAGACCGAGGTCGCTGCGGGCGTGACCGTGGCCATCGGTGCCAGCGAGGCCGGCCGGCGCGCGGCGGAGCGCGCCTACCACCTGCTTGCCCCCGCCGTGCAGGCCCACCCCACGATGCCGGGAGCGCTGCGGGCGGTCGGCCCCCGGCCGCAGGACGGTGCGCGGCCGTTACTGGAGGCCGTGGTCACCGCCCGGGTCGAGTGGGCGGCCCGGACCTACCAGACGCCCGCGGGCCGCGCCGGCGTCGCCCGCTCGGCGCGGTCGCTGCTGCGCTACCAGGTCGGCGCGAGCGGGGTGGACGTCGCCGCCCTGGAGGCGTACATCGCCCGGCACCTGGACCCGGAGCCTGCCCACGACGTGCAGCCGGCGGCCATGGTCGACGTGCCGGCGCCCGCTCCGGCCGTCCTGGACGGCGCGGCCACGGCGCACGCGCCGCCGGTGGTCGACGCGGGCGAGGGGGCGACCGCCGACCCGCCCGCCGACGGTGACCAGGACGGCCCGGCCGACGCGGAGGAGACGGATGAACCACTACGGGGCGCAGGCCCAGCGGCACTGGCGGACGTACCTGCCCCAGCGGTACGCGACCATCGAGGACCCGAGCAGCTTCTTCTCGACTTTGGGGGAGCAGGCAGCGGAGCAGATCGAGCAGCGGACGCGGGAGCTGGCCGGTCCGGATCAGCCGGGCGAGGGGTACCTCGGCAAGCTCGGCCGGCTGAACGCGGCGAAGCAGATGGCGGAGGAGGAGATCCTCCCCGAGCTGATCCTGATCGACCCGAACGCCGAGCAGGCGGCGAACGAGACGCCGACCGGCTCGACGACGCCGGCGGCCAGCCCGACGTGGACGCCGCTGGTGGAGGACCCGAACGACCCGTGGTGGCAGCGGGTCGCGGAGGAAGAGGACGACCAGAACGACGACCCGGTGACACCGGCCCGGTAGCCGGTCCGGTTGACGACGTCGGCGCGGCCGGGCCCGGCGACACCGGGCCGGCCGCCGCCGTCGACCAGGCGCCCGTCGCCACGGCGGTTGATGACACGGAATCGTTCCGGCCGCGCGGGCAGCAGGACCTGGCGCCCGCTGGCGAGATGGCCAAGCTCCGGGCGAACCTGGCCGCTCTGCGGACCCTGCGGGAGGTGCAGGCCGCCGGGCGGCCGGCGACCGCCCAGGAGCAGGCTGTGCTGGCCCGCTGGTCGGGGTGGGGTGGGGTGGCGGGGGTGTTCGAGGCCCGCACCAACCATCGCGACTACGCCCGCTTCGCCGAGCAGCGAGCCGAGTTGCGGGAACTGCTGTCGCCGGCGGAGTACGCCGCAGCGGAACGCACCGTCCTCAACGCGCACTACACCGACGTCGCCTACGTGCAGGCGATCTGGGACGCGGTGCGGGAGTTGGGCTTCGACGGCGGCGCGGTGCTGGAACCGGGCTGCGGGTCCGGCAACTTCATCGGCTTGGCCCCGCCGCAGGCGCGGATGGTCGCCGTGGAGCTGGATCCGGTGACCGCCGGTATCGCCGCCGCGTTGTACCCGCACGCGGAGATCCGGACCGAGAGCTTCGCCGACACCCGCGCGCCGTCCGGCGCATTCGATCTGGCCGTGGGCAACGTGCCGTTCGCGCGGCTGCCCCTGGTCGACCGGCGACACAACCCGGGCCGGCACTCGCTGCACAACCACTTCATCATCAAGAGCTTGCACCTGACCCGGCCTGGCGGGCTGGTTGCGGTGCTGACCTCCCGTTTCACGATGGACGCCCGGCATCCGGCGGCCCGGCGGGAGATGGCCGCGCTGGCCGACCTGGTTGCCGCGGTGCGTCTGCCCTCGGGCGCGCACCGGGCCACCGCCGGAACGCAGGCCATCACCGACCTGCTGATCCTGCGGCGTCGAGAGCCGGACCGCGAGCCTGCTGCGATGACCTGGGAGCAGACCCGACCCCTGGACCTCGACACGGACGCCGAACAGCCCGAGCACGTCAACGGCTACTTCCTCGACCGGCCGGAGCGAGTGCTCGGGGAGATGGCCCTGGGGCGGGGCATGAACCGCGACGGCGAGCTGATCGTGCGCGCGAGCGGCGACCCGGCCGAGGACCTGGCGCGGGTACTGCGCGACGTCGTCGACGAGGCCCGCCGCGAAGGCCTGACCATGACGCCCCGCGGCGACGCCGACCGGCCTGCCGAACCGCTGGCCGTGCTCGCGCCGACCGATCGCGCCGAGGGCCACATCGAGGCCCTGGACGACGGCACCTTCACCACGGTTGCTGATGGTCAGGTCGTGCCCCACCAGGTGCCTGCCACGCAGGCTGACGAGCTGCGGGCGCTGCTCGGGCTGCGTGACACCGTGACCGCCCTGCTGTCCGCCGAGGCGGCCACCCTCGACGACGGTGACGAGCACGGAGGCCCGGCCGCCGAGGGCACGCCAGCGGCGCTGCGCGCGCAGCTCAACGACCGATACGACGCCTACGCGGCCGTCTACGGTCCGCTCAACCGGTACACCCGGCGTCCGACCGGCCGCACGGACCCGGAGACCGGCGAGCCGAAGATGGCCCGGATCAACCCGCCGATGGGCAAGTTCCGGCAGACCGACCCGCACGCCGCCACCGTGTTCGCCCTCGAGCACTTCGACGAAGCGACCCAGCGCGCCACCAAGGCCGACATCTTCGCCCGGCGCGTCATCCTGCCCCGTGCCCCGCAGCTCGGCGCCGACACCCCGCAGGATGCCCTCGCGATCTGCGTCGACACTCACGGCGAGGTGCGGCTGCCAGAGGTGGCCCGGCTGCTGGGTGTCAGCGAGCCGGAGGCCCGCGCCGCGCTCGGCGAGCTGGTCTACGACGAGCCCGACACGGGGCGGCTGGTGGAAGCCCCGGAGTACCTGTCGGGCAACGTGCGCGTCAAGCTGCGTGCCGCGCAGGCCGCCGCCGAGGACGACCCGCGTTTCGAGGCCAACGTGCGGGCGCTGCACCGTGTCGTGCCCCGCGACCTCGGGCCGGGCGAGATCGACGCGGCGTTCGGCGCGCCGTTCCTGCCCGCCGCCGTCGTCGAGCAGTTCCTCCGGGAGACGCTGCGTGACCCGGGGCTGCGGGTGGAGCACGTCGGCGGCTCGGACTGGCGGGTCCGCGGCTCGCGCGCCGGCGTGCTGGCCCGCTCGACCTGGGGCACGCCGGGCATGGCCGCGCCGGACCTGGCGCAGCGGCTGTTGACCAAGACCCCGATCCGGGTGTTCGTGGAGGTGGAGGAGGGCAAGCGGGCCCTCGACGTGGAGGCCACCGCTGCGGCGCAGGCCAAGGCGATTGAGCTGGAGGAACGCTTCGGCGCCTGGGTGTGGGAGGACCCGGACCGGGCCGCCGAGGTCGCCACCACCTACAACGAGATGTTCAACGCCACCGTGCCGCGCTCCTACGTCGGGGTGACCCGGTCGCTGCCGGGCATCGCGGTGGGCTTCGTGCCCCGCCCGCACCAGGTGGAGGCGGTGGCCCGCATCGTCGCCGAGCCTGCCGTCGGCCTGTTCCACGCCGTTGGGGCCGGCAAGACCGCCGTGATGGCCATCTCCGCAATGGAACAGCGCCGCCTCGGCCTGGTCAACAAGCCGGCGATCGTGGTGCCCAACCACATGCTGGAGCAGTTCACCCGCGAGTTCCTGCAGATCTACCCCCGGGCCCGGCTGCTGGCCGCCGGCCGCGACGACATGAGCACCGAGCGGCGCCGCCGCTTCGTCGCCCGGGCCGCGACCGGCGACTGGGACGCCATCATCATGGCCGCGAGCTTCTTCGAGCGGCTGTCGCTGTCCCTGGACGAGCAGCGCGCCTTCCTCGACGAGGAACTGGCGGAGCTACGCGAGAAGATCGTCCGCGCCGGTGAGCAGGCCATCGAGAACGGCGAGAGCCCCAAGCGGAACAGCACCGTCAAGCGGCTCCAGAACACCCTCGCGCGCAAAGAGGAACGGATCAAGGAGAAGCTGAGCAAGGCCCGCGATCCGGGTGTCACGTTCGAGCAGACCGGCATCGACTTCATCTACCGCGACGAGTTGCACGAGCTGAAGAACGACACCATCAACAGCGCCATCCCCGACGCCGGCCACGAGGGCTCCGACCGGGCGGTCGACTTCCGCATGAAGCTGAGCTATCTGCGCCGCAAGCAGGGCCTTCGGGTGGTGTGTGGCGCCACCGCCACCCCGATCGCCAACAGCGTGCGGGAGCTGTACGTGGTGACCCGCCAACTCCGCCCGGACCTGCTGGCGGCCACCGGCACCAGCGACTTCGACACCTGGGCGGCCACCTTCGCCAAGGTCGTCACCGCCATCGAGGTGTCGCCGACCGGGCAGGGCTTCCAGATGCGCGCCCGGCTGGCCAAGTACACCAACGTGCCCGAGCTGTCGCTGATGATGCGGACCTACGGCGACGTCCGTACGCCCGAGGATCTGGCGCTGCCCACGCCGCTGCTGACCCAACGCGACGACGGCGAACGCGCCCCGCACATCGTCACGCTCGACCCGTCACCCGAGCTGGAGGAGTTCATCTCCAGCCTCGACGAGCGCGTCGACGACATCCGCAACCGCCGCGTCGAGCCGGAGCAGGACAACATGCTCAAGGTCTCCGGGGAGGCCCGCGCCGCCTCCCTGGACATGCGCCTGATCGGCGGCGAGCAGAACACCCCCGGCAAGATTGACGCCGCCGCCGACCGCATCGCGGCGATCTGGCGCGACACCCGCGACACCGTCTACCTGCTCAACCCCGACGCCGACACGCCGGTGCCGCACCCCACCCCGGGCGCCCTGCAGATCGTGTTCTGTGACCAGTCGACACCCAGCCCGGAGAAGTGGAACGTCTACGACGCCCTCGCCGACCTGCTGGTCGAGCGGGGGATGCCCCGCGAGAAGATCCGCTACATCCACGAGGCCGACACCGACGCCAAGAAGGCCAGCCTGTTCAACGCCTGCCGCTCCGGCGACGTCGCCGTGCTCATCGGCTCCACCGCCAAGATGGGTGTCGGCACCAACGTCCAGGCCCGCGCGGTCGCGCTGCACCACCTCGACTGCCCGTGGCGGCCGGCTGACGTTACCCAGCGCGAGGGCCGCATCCTGCGCCAGGGCAACCAGAACGCCGAGGTCAGCATCTACCGCTACGTCGTCGCCGGCAGCTTCGACGCCTTCTCCTGGCAGACCGTGGCCCGCAAGGGCACCTTCATCGACCAGATCATGCGCGGCACCTCCGCCCGCGAGATCGAGGACGTCAGCGACGAGACCCTGCAAGCGCACCAGATCAAGGCCATCGCCACCGGCAACCCGCTGCTCATGGACCGCGAGCAGGTCGCCCAGGACCTCACCCGCCTTGACCGCGCCGACCGCGCCCACCACAACACCCAGGCGGCGCTGCGCCGACAGATCGGCGACCTCAAGGCGTGGATCGCCAAGGACACCCGCCGCGTCGACGTCCTCGACGACGCGATCAGCCGCCGCCAGGACACCCGCGGCGACAAGTTCACCGCCACCGTCGCCGGACACCGGTTCACCAAACGCGCCGAGGCGGGCCGGGCCCTGCAACACGCCCTGACCGCCCACTCCCAGGGCCTCGCCTCCACCGACCAGCGCGAAGCCGACGGCGTGGCCGAGCTCGGCGGCTTCCGCGTCGACGCGGTGCTCTGGACCGGCCGCGACGGACTGCTCGTCGCGCTGAAATTCCACGGAATCCCCGACTCCTCCACCACCATCAGCCTCACCGCCGCGATCGAGGGTGACCCCACCGGCCTGGTGCGCCGGCTGGAGAACCAGCTCACCGACCTCGACAGCACCCGGGCCACCGTGCAGGCGCGCATCGCTCAGCAACAAGACGAGATCGACCGGGCCGTCGAGCAACTCGACCAGCCCTTCCCACGCCGCGCCGAACTGCTGGACACCCGCCGCCGGCTGCGCGCCATCAACGCCGTCATCGACCTGATGGCCGCTCCACCACCACCACCCACGCCGAGCGCACCGCCCGCCGTGCCGGTCACCGTCACCGACTGGATGCCAGCCGACCTGCGCGAGGGCCTGACCCCCGACGAACAGAGCTGGCTCGAACGCCGGGTACAGAACGTCGCCGGCGACAGAGCCGTCCAGCAGGCCGCCCGCACCACCGATCTGCCCACCTTCGCCGCCACCTTCGACACCGCGCTCAGCCACGCGCTGGCCGACCCCGGCAACACGGAGATGGCCGTGGCCGTCATGCTCCGGTGCGACGAGCCGGACTGGCGCCACGCCCTCTACAGCGCCGCCGGGCAGGCCGTGCACCAGGTCGTCCGCGCCGCCCCACCACCGGCCCCGGCGGCCCCCACCGCGCCGCCGCAGCGTGACGTCGAGCCGGACCAACCTCAGCCGGTGAGCCCGATGACGCCGTCCGCCATCGTCGCGGCCACCACCCAGGCAGACCGGGCCCTGCTCGACGCCTGCACCAGGCAGGCCGTGCGCGTCGACCACGTCCAAGCCGCCGCCCAGGCCGGTGACGAAGCGGCCTTCGCCGCCGCCTTCACCACCGCGATGACGGCGGCTATCGATCAGCTCGACGACCCTGCCGACGCCCAGCGTCTCAGCGAACTCCACGGCAACGAGGCGTTCCGTGGCGGCATGGCCCAACTCGTGTGGAGCAAACTCACTCCGCTGCCACGCGGCGGCCAGGGCGCCGTGCCCGACTCGCGGCCGGCCGACGCCGCCGCGGTCGCGGCCACCGCGTTCCCCTCCGCCACCACCGCCGTGCCGTCGCCAGCGTCGGCACGGCCCGCAGCATCGGCGGCGCACAGCACCGCGCCAACGGCTGAAGCTGAACCCGCCCGGTAG